The genomic region TCCCGGTACCATCGGATACGGCATCGAACCCATCAATTTGTAACAGCCAGAACCCCGCACAGCAGAGAGGATTTTCTCTGCTGTGTTCTTTTTGTGATTTTTCGATATGATGAAAGCCTGATGTGGACCAAACTCACCTATGGGGTGCTTGCCCTCACCCTGATCTCACTCTCATGGACGCTGACCCCGATGGGTGGTCAGCACAAGTCCCCAGAGGTTCAGCTTCCACCTGTGGCACAAGCCGCCGAAGTGAAAAAGCCTGAGCCCATTTGTTATGCCTTCCAGCCCACATCCATTCCGCATGCTTCAGCACCCACCCCCCCATCCAGACTGCAAGGCAAACTGGGCCTATTTGTGGCAGAAGTGGACCCCCTCACCCTGAAATTCAAACGGGTGGTGTCCAGAGATGCCAACAGCCAGTACCCTCTGGCCAGCACCTACAAACAAGCCGTGCTGTACGAGGTGGCCCGCCAGATGGACGCCGGGAAAGTTTCCCTGAACGAAGTGTTTGAAGTGACCCAGAGCAACCAGAGCCTGGGGGAATTTCCTTTTGACCACAGCAATTTGCAAACCCTGGCTGTGCGCATGATCAAGAACAGCGACAACACCGCCACCGACATCCTGCAACGCAGGGTGGGTTTGCGCAATGTCCAACACAACATTGATGCTTTGAACCTGTGCAACACCCGCATGATCCTGACCACCAAAGCCTGGTGGACTGCCCAGTCCAGCATGAGTCCGATGTTCCCCAAAAACCATGCAGAGCTCTCCAAAGCCGCCGAGGAATTTGCCAGACTCAAAGGTGAAGCCCTGTACCAGAAAGCAGAAGCTCTGGATGCAGATGCCCAGAAAGTGCACTGGCTGGACCTCAACCGCGAAATCACCGCCTATTTTGAATCGGACCGGTACGATCCACGCATTGACCAGCACACGCACAATGCCAGCACTCCCGCAGAACTGGCGGTGTTTCTGTCCCACGAGTTCCTGAACAATGGCCTGTCTCCTGAAAAAGACCGCTGGTTCAGGGACGTGATGGCCACTGCACCCAATGGAGGCCACCTTTCCCTGCCCCACCATTACTTTGGAGGCAAAGGAGGCAACGGTTGGCGCATCCTGACCTACAGCGGTTACCTGCTGGGCAAAGACGGCAAACATTATGTGTATGCCTTCATGAATCAGGAAAGTGGCCACACCTACACCATCCGCGATACCGGCGCAGCCTTCCAGTGGATCAATGCCGCTTTCAAAACCCTGCAAACCCTTCCAGAGTCAAAACCCACGCAGGCCGAACCCCAGACCATTCCCGCCAGCAGCACCCAGCAATAAGAACAACCCAAACAAAAACACCCCATTTGGGGTGTTTTTGGGTCAGATGGGTTTATTTCAGGTAAGGCTTAAAAGCAGCCAATTGCTCTGAAGTGGGTTTGGTGGTGGCGGTGGCCTCCCCTTTGGTGTTGAACTTGACGTACAAAAGGCCGGTGCTGGATTTGTTGCTCAGCTTCTGTTTACCGCTCTGGAAAGCATAATTTCCATACAGAACAGCTGTGTTTTTTTCATAATCGGCCAGGATCATGTTGGCCTTGATGTTTGGGGTCTCGGCTTCAACGCCACCCGAGGCGACAATGATTTTGTCTCTGGTGTTCACCACCACTTTGTCTGCGCCCAGGTTTTTGATGTTGTCGTCTTTGTAGTTGATTTTGCCGGTGGCCGTCAGGTTGTTGTTCTTGACGGAGTATTCCACGTTGCTGGCGGTCAGCAATCCACCATCTGTGGTGGTGAGGCGAGCAGTTTTGGCTTTCAAAAAGTCGCCTTCTTTCATCTCGATGAACTGAGCATCGATTTTGATGCCGTTCTTGCTGTCAGACACTGTGCCCCCCTGAGGCAGGGTGGTGATGCCAGTCACCAGATCGACATCCTGATTGCCCTTGGGCTTGATGTCAAATCCAGAAAAGCTGGCGGCAAAGGTGATGCCGCACAGGGCGGAGATCAAAACAAACTTCCGTTTCATGAGAACCATCGTAAACCAACGGCACTTAGAAGCGTGAATCCCGTCTAAAGTCACGGTCATTGTTTCATTTCACACAACTCTGTTAAACTCGGCTAGATGAGCCTTTTTCGCGTTCTCTTGCTGGTCCTCTTTGCATTAAACTGGGCTTCTGCTGCACCTCGGGTTGGACAGTACGACGGGTACACCCGACTGGTGCTCGACCTTCCAAAGGAGGTCAAATACTTCATCAACGAGCAAAAAACCACCTTGACGGTGCGCCTGACTGGGATCACCCTACCTGCATCCTCGTCACAGGTGTCTTCCAACGAAATCAAAAGTTACGAGATCAAACCCTCAGGCAAAGACACCCTGTGGACCCTGCAATTGCTGCGTCCCCTGCAAAAGAAATACACCGCTTTCTGGTTGGATGGCACCGACGGAAAAGGGGTTCGGCTGGTGCTCGATCTGGGAGACAAGAGCACCGGAGGCCAGAGCAGTGTGCAACCGGCTGCTGCCAAAACCACCTCCGCAAAAACAGTCAAAGCACCTCCTGCTCCCAAAAAACCCAGACTGCGTGTGGTGATTGATGCTGGACACGGAGGCCACGATCCCGGCATGGTGGGTTACATCGTCGAAGAGGAGGTCACCCTGGATGTGGCCCTCAAATTGCGCGACCTGCTCAGGAAAAACGATGTCGAGGTGATCCTCACCCGCGACGAAGACGAAGCCCTCAATGCAGACAAACGCGCCGACCTGACTGCGCGTGCCAACATGGCCAATGCAGGCACCGTCAATGTGTTTGTGTCCATTCACGTCAACTCTGGACCAGAGAGCGCTCAGGGCATCGAAACCTTCATCTTCGGTGAACCTCAGGGGCCCCAGACCCGCGCTCTGGCCGTGAAAGAAAACGGGGGTGGCTCTGTGGGGGAAAGCATCACCAAACAGGCCAGCAGCTATGCCCAGAGCATCCTCGGGGACATTCTGGTGCAGGCCAACCTGACCCTGTCAAAGCAACTTGCAGACAAAGTGCAAAATGCCATGGTTCAACAACTCAATGCCTCCAACCGTGGAATCAAAGCCGCTCCTCTGATGGTTCTGCGGGTTGCCCGCACCCCGGCCATTCTGGTGGAAATTGGGTTTGGCACCCATCCTGTGGAAGGCCGAAAACTCGGGAACCCTGCTTACCGGCAACAAATTGCAGAAAGCATCGCTTTTGGCGTGATGAATTTCTTGCACGTCAAGTGAATCCAAAACCAAAAAGCTTCAGCGCAGTGCTGAAGCTTTTTTCTTGCGGTATGGCTGTTACTTGCGCCCCTTCACATGCCACTGGGTTTCGCTGAGGCCTGCTCTGGCATTGACGGCCCGTGCCATCACAAACAACAGGTCAGACAGGCGGTTCAGGTACATCCGCACCTGAGGGTTGACCTCTTCGAGTTGCTGGAGGGCCACCACTTCACGTTCTGCACGGCGGGCCACACTGCGTGCCACCTGCAGGGTTGCAGAGGCCACCGTTCCACCCGGATGAATGAAGTTCCGCAGGGGCTCACATTCGGCTTCCAGACGGTCAATCATGGCCTCCAGTGTGGAGACATCCTCTGCATCCATCCGACTGACGTTTTTGGCATAAGGGCTGTCAGAACGGGTGGCCAGATCTGCCCCCACATCGAACAGGGCGTTTTGCAGGTATGCCAGATCCTGATCCAGAGCCGCATCCTGACTCTGGGCGCGCACCAAGCCCAGCAGGGAATTCACTTCGTCCACGGTGCCGTAAGCTTCCACTCGGGGGTGGCTTTTGGAAACCCGGTCTGCGCCGTACAGTCCGGTTTCTCCCTGATCTCCAGTGCGGGTGTAAATTTTCATCTGCTGCAGTTTAACCTGTTCGATGCCACCAGAGGGTAAGCAAAGACAGTGAGTGCAAGTACACCATTTTGCCCTGATGCCTGCCCTCTGGTTCTGAAACAATACACCCATGATTGACATTGGCGTGAATTTTCACCACAAGCGTTTTGCACAGGACAGGCCTGAGGTGCTGGACCGGGCTTTGGAAGCAGGCGTGGAACTTTTGATTTTGACCGGCACCAGCATTCAGGCAAGTCAGCAAGCATTAAAACTGGCCCAGACCCACGGGCAAGTGTGCACAGCAGGCATCCATCCTCATGAGGCCCGCACTTACCATCCAGAGGCCCACAAGGCTTTGCAAAGCCTGCTCAAGTCCCCTGAAGTGGTGGCCGTTGGAGAATGTGGTCTGGATTTTGACCGCAATTTCTCTGAACCCAAAGACCAGATCCGTTGTTTTGAAGGGCAAATCGAACTGGCCATCGGGCACCAGTTGCCCCTGTTCACCCATGAAAGGGCTGCACATCCGGCTTTTCTGGAGATCCTGAAGCGCCACCAGAACCATTTGCCCAGAACCGTGGTGCACTGCTTCACAGGGAACCGCAAGCAGATGGAAGCCTATCTGGAGCTCGGGTGTTTCATCGGGATCACCGGATGGATCACAGACCTGAAACGCGGGCAGGACCTGCGTGACGCCCTCCCCCATTTGCCTCTGGACCGTTTGATGGTCGAAACCGACGCCCCTTTTCTGACCCCCAAGAATCTGCCTTTCAGGGCCAGCCGAAACGAACCTGCTTATTTGCCCTTTGTGGTCAAAGAAGTGGCCAGACTGGTGGGAAAACCAGAGCGGGAGATCCAAACCATCAGCAGGCAGAACACCGAAAGGTTCTTTGCTCTGGAGTGGCAATAAAAGCAATCAAAAAGCCCCCTTTCGGGGGCAAGGCTTTGGCTGTAAGCAGGTTCAGGCTTTCACAGGAGGTTGGACATAGCGTCCAGCATCTTGTGTCAGGGCCTTGATTCGCTTGGCCGTGAAAGGGCTCAGGGTGCCTTGTGTGTAGCGCCATGACCAGTTCTTGTCTGACAGACTGCCGGGCAAGTTCATGCGGGCGTCGGTGCCGAGGTTCAGCACATCCTGCAAGGGCACGATGGCGACTTTGGCTCTGGAACGCCAGGCCATCTCGGTGAGGATCCAGGCCACCCGGTCTTCGGTGACTTCGGTTCCAGCCACCTGATTGAGGTGGGATTTCTCGTCTTCTTTGGCGGTCACGAACCAACCACGTGTGGTGTCGTTGTCGTGGGTGCCACTGTAGACGATCTGGTTTTCTTTGAGGTTCTCTGGAAGGAAAGCGTTGGAAGACCAGTCTCCGCCACCAAAAGCGAACTGCAAGATGGCCATGCCAGGGAACCCGAAGGAATCACGCAAGTCTTCGACCTCTGGGGTGATCACACCAAGGTCTTCAGCGATGATGGGGATTTCACCCAGAGCATCCCGGATGGTCTGGAACAGTTCCTGACCGGGCGCTTTGACCCACTCGCCGTTGATGGCATTTTCTGCAGGGTACTGGATTTCCCAGTAGGCTTCAAAACCCCGGAAGTGGTCGATGCGGACCAGATCGTACAGCTTCAGGCAGCCTTTGATGCGCTCGATCCACCAGTCGAACTTGCGCTCTTGCATGACATCCCAGCGGTACAGGGGGTTGCCCCAGAGTTGTCCGGTTTCGGAGAAGTAGTCTGGTGGCACACCTGCAACAACGGTCGGTTGCCCGAGGTCATCGAAGTAGAACTGGTCGGGGTTGGCCCATGCGTCTGCGGAGTCCATGGCCACAAAAATCGGGATGTCTCCGATGATCTGGATGCCTTTGCTGTGGGCGTAGGCACGCACCTGATTCCATGCACGGAAAAACAGGAACTGGTAGAAGCTGATGCGCTGGATGTCGTCAGACAGACGCACTTTGGCGGCTTCCATGGCATCTGCTTCACGGCGACGAATGGGGAGGTCCCATTCGTTCCAGGGCAGACCTTTGTTTTCGTCTTTCAAGGCAGTGAACAGGGCGTAGTCTTCCAGCCAGCTGGCCTCTTGCCCCTTGAAGGTTTCAAATTCGGCTTTCAGGGATGCGAAATCGCCTTTTTTGAAGTTGCCGTAAGCGGCTTGCAGTTTCTGAAATTTCCAGATGTAAATCCAGCCGTAATCCACTTTGCCGGGTGGGAAGTCCGGGGTGTCGGCAAGGTCATCTGCGGTGAGCAGGCCCTCTTTCTGGAGGTCATCGAAGCTGATCAGGTAAGGGTTGCCAGCAAAAGCACTGAAAGATTGATAAGGGCTGTCGCCGTAACCGGTTGGCCCGAGGGGCA from Deinococcus misasensis DSM 22328 harbors:
- a CDS encoding N-acetylmuramoyl-L-alanine amidase family protein, with translation MSLFRVLLLVLFALNWASAAPRVGQYDGYTRLVLDLPKEVKYFINEQKTTLTVRLTGITLPASSSQVSSNEIKSYEIKPSGKDTLWTLQLLRPLQKKYTAFWLDGTDGKGVRLVLDLGDKSTGGQSSVQPAAAKTTSAKTVKAPPAPKKPRLRVVIDAGHGGHDPGMVGYIVEEEVTLDVALKLRDLLRKNDVEVILTRDEDEALNADKRADLTARANMANAGTVNVFVSIHVNSGPESAQGIETFIFGEPQGPQTRALAVKENGGGSVGESITKQASSYAQSILGDILVQANLTLSKQLADKVQNAMVQQLNASNRGIKAAPLMVLRVARTPAILVEIGFGTHPVEGRKLGNPAYRQQIAESIAFGVMNFLHVK
- the malQ gene encoding 4-alpha-glucanotransferase, yielding MKLPRSSGILLHPTSFPGRYGVGELGASAYAFLDWLHEAGQQWWQVLPLGPTGYGDSPYQSFSAFAGNPYLISFDDLQKEGLLTADDLADTPDFPPGKVDYGWIYIWKFQKLQAAYGNFKKGDFASLKAEFETFKGQEASWLEDYALFTALKDENKGLPWNEWDLPIRRREADAMEAAKVRLSDDIQRISFYQFLFFRAWNQVRAYAHSKGIQIIGDIPIFVAMDSADAWANPDQFYFDDLGQPTVVAGVPPDYFSETGQLWGNPLYRWDVMQERKFDWWIERIKGCLKLYDLVRIDHFRGFEAYWEIQYPAENAINGEWVKAPGQELFQTIRDALGEIPIIAEDLGVITPEVEDLRDSFGFPGMAILQFAFGGGDWSSNAFLPENLKENQIVYSGTHDNDTTRGWFVTAKEDEKSHLNQVAGTEVTEDRVAWILTEMAWRSRAKVAIVPLQDVLNLGTDARMNLPGSLSDKNWSWRYTQGTLSPFTAKRIKALTQDAGRYVQPPVKA
- a CDS encoding serine hydrolase, whose protein sequence is MWTKLTYGVLALTLISLSWTLTPMGGQHKSPEVQLPPVAQAAEVKKPEPICYAFQPTSIPHASAPTPPSRLQGKLGLFVAEVDPLTLKFKRVVSRDANSQYPLASTYKQAVLYEVARQMDAGKVSLNEVFEVTQSNQSLGEFPFDHSNLQTLAVRMIKNSDNTATDILQRRVGLRNVQHNIDALNLCNTRMILTTKAWWTAQSSMSPMFPKNHAELSKAAEEFARLKGEALYQKAEALDADAQKVHWLDLNREITAYFESDRYDPRIDQHTHNASTPAELAVFLSHEFLNNGLSPEKDRWFRDVMATAPNGGHLSLPHHYFGGKGGNGWRILTYSGYLLGKDGKHYVYAFMNQESGHTYTIRDTGAAFQWINAAFKTLQTLPESKPTQAEPQTIPASSTQQ
- a CDS encoding cob(I)yrinic acid a,c-diamide adenosyltransferase is translated as MKIYTRTGDQGETGLYGADRVSKSHPRVEAYGTVDEVNSLLGLVRAQSQDAALDQDLAYLQNALFDVGADLATRSDSPYAKNVSRMDAEDVSTLEAMIDRLEAECEPLRNFIHPGGTVASATLQVARSVARRAEREVVALQQLEEVNPQVRMYLNRLSDLLFVMARAVNARAGLSETQWHVKGRK
- a CDS encoding TatD family hydrolase produces the protein MIDIGVNFHHKRFAQDRPEVLDRALEAGVELLILTGTSIQASQQALKLAQTHGQVCTAGIHPHEARTYHPEAHKALQSLLKSPEVVAVGECGLDFDRNFSEPKDQIRCFEGQIELAIGHQLPLFTHERAAHPAFLEILKRHQNHLPRTVVHCFTGNRKQMEAYLELGCFIGITGWITDLKRGQDLRDALPHLPLDRLMVETDAPFLTPKNLPFRASRNEPAYLPFVVKEVARLVGKPEREIQTISRQNTERFFALEWQ